A stretch of Amycolatopsis balhimycina FH 1894 DNA encodes these proteins:
- a CDS encoding sarcosine oxidase subunit gamma, with the protein MTVDAVDEPFRTQLTVRLRDGHALLGVDLPRPCAFTSGGDIDILWMGPDEYLVLGPPLSRESGDLEAELSRESGVLAVVDVSAQRNVVRLTGEHARDVLAHGCSIDLEASPPGTCVQTLLARTGIVLMVREEGFTILVRQSFSDYFKAWLADASLEYVS; encoded by the coding sequence GTGACGGTTGACGCGGTCGACGAACCGTTCCGCACCCAGCTCACCGTGCGCCTCCGGGACGGGCACGCCCTGCTCGGCGTCGACCTGCCCAGGCCGTGCGCCTTCACCAGCGGCGGGGACATCGACATCCTCTGGATGGGCCCCGACGAGTACTTGGTCCTGGGACCGCCACTTTCACGTGAAAGTGGCGACCTGGAGGCGGAGCTTTCACGTGAAAGTGGCGTTCTGGCGGTGGTCGACGTGTCGGCCCAGCGCAACGTCGTGCGGCTGACCGGTGAGCACGCGCGGGACGTCCTGGCGCACGGGTGCTCGATCGACCTGGAGGCGTCGCCGCCGGGTACGTGTGTGCAGACCCTGCTCGCCCGGACCGGGATCGTGCTCATGGTCCGGGAAGAAGGCTTCACGATCCTCGTCCGCCAGTCGTTCTCGGACTACTTCAAGGCCTGGCTGGCCGACGCGAGCCTGGAGTACGTCTCATGA
- a CDS encoding GcvT family protein, whose protein sequence is MSAPKVVIIGAGIVGANLADELTARGWADVTVLDQGPLPRTGGSTSHAPGLVFQTNPSKTMTEFAKYTVSKLRELDCFLQVGGMEVATTPARWEDLERKHGWATSWGVDGQLIDAGECVSRWPLLDGSRIFGALYVPTDGLARAAKAVEVLAARATARGARFIGSTRVTDVLQEGGRVTGVRTGQGDFPADVVVSCAGFWGREIGAMAGMDVPLLPLAHQYAKTGQVAELVGRTTEEVEASLPILRHQDQDLYFREHGDRLGIGSYAHRPMPVDESTLDPAVTETTMPSMLPFTEDDFSPSWEESKLLLPALRQTKVEEGFNGIFSFTPDGQSLIGESAGVRGFWLAEAVWVTHSAGIAKAVAELLVDGHSETDLHEVDVHRFEEVQLAPSYVSETAQQNFVEVYDILHPLQPKLSPRDLRVTPFHARQRELGAVFLEAGGWERPHWFEANAPLLEKLPHDWLPPARDAWSAQFHSPIAAAEAWHTRNGVALYDMTPLKRVEISGPGSLGFLQSLTTNQLDKSVGSVTYTLMLDDAGGVRSDVTVARLEPEVFQVGINGNIDVDHFVKHAPSGVQVRDITGGTCCVGVWGPLARDLVQPLSREDFSHQGLKYFRARKARIAGVPVTAMRLSYVGELGWEIYTSADNGLRLWDALWAAGQSLGVVAAGRAAFNSLRLEKGYRLWGTDMTTEHDPYEAGLAFAVRPAKGPFLGRDAIEGRSEETASRRLRCLTIDDGRTVVLGKEPVFVDGVAAGYVTSAAYGYTVGRPIAYAWLPASADVGSGVEIEYFGRRVAATVAAEPLVDPGMERIRR, encoded by the coding sequence ATGAGTGCACCGAAGGTCGTGATCATCGGCGCCGGCATCGTCGGCGCGAACCTGGCCGACGAGCTGACCGCCCGCGGCTGGGCCGACGTCACCGTGCTCGACCAGGGCCCGCTGCCGCGCACCGGCGGGTCGACCTCGCACGCGCCCGGCCTGGTCTTCCAGACCAACCCCTCCAAGACGATGACGGAGTTCGCGAAGTACACCGTCTCGAAGCTGCGGGAACTGGATTGTTTCCTCCAGGTCGGCGGCATGGAGGTGGCGACGACGCCGGCCCGCTGGGAGGACCTCGAGCGCAAGCACGGCTGGGCGACGTCGTGGGGCGTCGACGGGCAGCTCATCGACGCCGGCGAGTGTGTCAGCCGCTGGCCGCTGCTCGACGGTTCGCGGATCTTCGGCGCGCTGTACGTGCCGACCGACGGGCTCGCGCGCGCCGCCAAGGCCGTCGAGGTGCTGGCCGCCCGGGCGACCGCACGGGGTGCCCGGTTCATCGGTTCGACGCGGGTCACTGACGTCCTCCAGGAAGGCGGGCGCGTCACCGGCGTCCGCACCGGCCAGGGCGACTTCCCGGCCGACGTCGTCGTGTCGTGCGCCGGGTTCTGGGGCCGCGAGATCGGTGCGATGGCCGGCATGGACGTCCCGCTGCTGCCGCTGGCGCACCAGTACGCGAAGACCGGACAGGTCGCCGAACTCGTCGGGCGCACCACCGAGGAGGTCGAGGCGAGCCTGCCGATCCTGCGGCACCAGGACCAGGACCTGTACTTCCGCGAGCACGGCGACCGTCTCGGCATCGGCTCCTACGCGCACCGGCCGATGCCCGTCGACGAGTCCACTTTGGACCCCGCGGTGACCGAGACGACCATGCCCTCCATGCTGCCCTTCACCGAGGACGACTTCTCGCCGTCGTGGGAAGAGAGCAAGCTGCTGCTGCCCGCGCTGCGCCAGACCAAGGTCGAGGAAGGCTTCAACGGCATCTTCTCCTTCACCCCGGACGGCCAGTCGCTGATCGGCGAGTCGGCCGGCGTCCGCGGGTTCTGGCTCGCCGAAGCGGTATGGGTGACGCACTCCGCGGGTATCGCCAAGGCGGTCGCGGAACTGCTGGTCGACGGGCACTCCGAGACCGACCTGCACGAGGTCGACGTCCACCGGTTCGAAGAGGTCCAGCTCGCGCCGTCGTACGTGAGCGAGACGGCGCAGCAGAACTTCGTCGAGGTCTACGACATCCTGCACCCCTTGCAGCCCAAGCTTTCCCCGCGCGACCTGCGCGTGACGCCGTTCCACGCGCGGCAACGCGAGCTGGGCGCGGTGTTCCTGGAGGCGGGCGGCTGGGAGCGGCCGCACTGGTTCGAGGCCAACGCGCCGCTGCTCGAGAAGCTGCCGCACGACTGGCTGCCGCCCGCGCGGGACGCGTGGTCGGCGCAGTTCCACTCGCCCATCGCGGCGGCCGAGGCCTGGCACACGCGCAACGGCGTCGCGCTGTACGACATGACGCCGTTGAAGCGGGTCGAGATCAGCGGCCCGGGATCGCTCGGGTTCCTGCAGTCGCTGACCACGAACCAGCTGGACAAGTCGGTCGGCTCGGTCACCTACACGCTGATGCTGGACGACGCCGGCGGTGTCCGCAGCGACGTCACGGTCGCGCGGCTGGAGCCGGAGGTGTTCCAGGTCGGCATCAACGGGAACATCGACGTCGACCACTTCGTGAAGCACGCGCCTTCCGGTGTCCAGGTCCGGGACATCACCGGCGGGACCTGCTGTGTCGGGGTGTGGGGACCGCTGGCGCGGGACCTCGTGCAGCCGCTTTCGCGCGAGGACTTCTCGCACCAGGGGCTCAAGTACTTCCGGGCGCGCAAGGCGCGGATCGCCGGGGTGCCGGTGACCGCGATGCGACTGTCCTATGTGGGCGAACTGGGCTGGGAGATCTACACGAGCGCGGACAACGGCCTGCGGTTGTGGGACGCGCTGTGGGCGGCCGGGCAGTCCCTGGGCGTCGTCGCGGCCGGGCGGGCGGCGTTCAACAGCCTGCGGCTGGAGAAGGGCTACCGGCTGTGGGGCACCGACATGACCACCGAACACGACCCGTACGAGGCGGGACTGGCGTTCGCCGTGCGTCCGGCCAAGGGCCCCTTCCTCGGCCGGGACGCGATCGAAGGCCGTAGCGAAGAGACGGCGTCGCGGCGGCTGCGGTGCCTGACGATCGACGACGGCCGCACGGTCGTGCTCGGCAAGGAACCGGTGTTCGTCGACGGCGTCGCCGCGGGTTACGTCACCAGCGCCGCGTACGGGTACACCGTGGGCCGTCCGATCGCGTACGCGTGGCTGCCGGCGTCGGCGGACGTGGGGAGCGGTGTCGAGATCGAGTACTTCGGACGACGGGTCGCGGCCACCGTGGCCGCCGAGCCGCTGGTCGACCCCGGCATGGAACGGATCCGCAGGTGA
- a CDS encoding sarcosine oxidase subunit delta — translation MQLIPCPWCGPREEAEFHYGGQAHVGYPSDPSAMSDEEWAKFVFFRENPSGPFAERWSHSAGCRRWFNAVRDTRTHDLLAVYRLDEPRPVIS, via the coding sequence ATGCAACTGATTCCCTGCCCCTGGTGCGGGCCACGCGAGGAAGCCGAGTTCCACTACGGCGGCCAGGCGCACGTCGGCTACCCGTCGGACCCGTCGGCGATGTCGGACGAGGAGTGGGCGAAGTTCGTCTTCTTCCGCGAGAACCCGAGCGGGCCGTTCGCCGAGCGCTGGAGCCACTCCGCGGGCTGCCGGCGGTGGTTCAACGCCGTCCGCGACACCCGTACCCACGACCTCCTGGCGGTCTACCGCCTCGACGAACCCCGGCCGGTGATCTCATGA
- a CDS encoding S1C family serine protease: MSEYDRGPQGGGYPYGYGQGEYPQGHYGQGYYDQPYDRQPYDQQTYEQQTYEQQTYDQPRDQWGRPYPQQPYGHEGAPHGYGYPQPAYQPPPRKRHPLRALTVAVVAIALAVVAGLGIGHLISASNSPTASGNQNFGFSGQPSSAKTVLDVDAVSAKVNPAIVNVNTELGLQGAAAAGTGIVLTPDGEVLTNNHVVAGATSIKVTSIGTGKTYKAQVVGYDRSEDVAVLQLQGASGLTAAAIGDSKAVKVGDQILGLGNAGGRGGDPVAAPGTVTALDQSITASDESSGSSEQLTGLIQVRANIESGDSGGPLVNADAQVIGVDTAASTGYQLNGRRSGGAGQGFAIPIDKAVDIAHQIVAGTASDKVHIGKTAFIGVSVSDSQGQGAQIRQVVPRGPAQQAGLAAGDVVTAIDGKPIDSATTLTNVMDTHHPGDQLTLTVTGAAGAQRQVPVKAIEGPVG, translated from the coding sequence ATGAGCGAGTACGACCGAGGACCGCAGGGCGGCGGATACCCGTACGGCTACGGCCAGGGCGAGTACCCGCAGGGTCACTACGGCCAGGGCTACTACGACCAGCCGTACGACCGGCAGCCCTACGACCAGCAGACTTACGAGCAGCAGACTTACGAGCAGCAGACTTACGACCAGCCCCGTGACCAGTGGGGACGTCCGTACCCGCAGCAGCCCTACGGTCATGAGGGTGCCCCCCATGGCTACGGCTATCCGCAGCCCGCCTACCAGCCGCCGCCGCGCAAGCGCCACCCGCTTCGCGCGCTGACCGTCGCCGTCGTCGCGATCGCTCTCGCGGTGGTCGCGGGGCTCGGCATCGGGCACCTGATCTCGGCCTCGAACAGCCCGACGGCGAGCGGCAACCAGAACTTCGGCTTCTCCGGGCAGCCCAGCTCGGCGAAGACGGTCCTCGACGTCGATGCCGTGTCGGCCAAGGTCAACCCGGCCATCGTCAACGTCAACACCGAGCTCGGGCTGCAGGGCGCGGCCGCGGCGGGCACGGGCATCGTGCTGACCCCGGACGGCGAGGTGCTCACCAACAACCACGTCGTCGCCGGCGCGACCAGCATCAAGGTCACCAGCATCGGCACCGGCAAGACGTACAAGGCGCAGGTGGTCGGCTACGACCGCAGCGAAGACGTCGCGGTCCTGCAGCTGCAGGGCGCGTCCGGGCTGACGGCCGCGGCGATCGGCGACTCGAAGGCGGTCAAGGTCGGCGACCAGATCCTCGGCCTCGGCAACGCCGGCGGCCGCGGCGGCGACCCGGTGGCCGCGCCGGGCACCGTGACGGCGCTGGACCAGTCGATCACCGCCTCGGACGAGTCCAGCGGGTCGTCCGAGCAGCTCACCGGCCTGATCCAGGTCCGGGCGAACATCGAGTCGGGTGACTCCGGCGGCCCGCTCGTCAACGCGGACGCGCAGGTGATCGGCGTCGACACCGCCGCGTCCACCGGCTACCAGCTGAACGGGCGCCGCAGCGGCGGCGCCGGCCAGGGCTTCGCCATCCCGATCGACAAGGCGGTCGACATCGCGCACCAGATCGTCGCGGGCACCGCGTCGGACAAGGTCCACATCGGCAAGACGGCGTTCATCGGCGTTTCGGTGTCGGACTCCCAGGGCCAGGGCGCGCAGATCCGCCAGGTCGTCCCGCGCGGGCCGGCCCAGCAGGCCGGTCTCGCGGCCGGGGACGTGGTCACGGCCATCGACGGCAAGCCGATCGACTCGGCGACGACGCTGACGAACGTGATGGACACCCACCACCCGGGCGACCAGCTGACGCTGACCGTCACAGGTGCCGCCGGCGCTCAGCGGCAGGTGCCGGTGAAGGCGATCGAAGGGCCGGTCGGCTGA
- a CDS encoding sarcosine oxidase subunit beta family protein: MTDLPEHPDFLWDNPEPKKAYDVIVVGGGGHGLATAYYLAKQGITNVAVLEKGWLAGGNMARNTTIIRSNYLWDESSGIYEHSLKLWEGLEEDLGYPILFSQRGVLNLAHSLQDVRDSVRRVEANKLNGIDAEWVDADGVKEICPIVNTSPDVRYPVLGATYQPRAGIAKHDYVAWGFARAAHELGVDLIQNCEVTGISTVDGRVTAVETSRGRIAAGKVALCAAGHSSVLARMVGLDLPLVSHPLQALVSELLEPIHPTVVMSNAVHVYVSQAHKGELVMGAGIDSYNGYGQRGSFHIIEQQMAAALELFPVFARAHLLRTWAGIVDVSPDASPIIGLTPVENLFLNCGWGTGGFKATPGVGDVFAATIARGKPHEYAEPFALDRFTTGALVDEHGAAAVAH, translated from the coding sequence ATGACCGACCTGCCGGAGCACCCGGACTTCCTCTGGGACAACCCCGAGCCGAAGAAGGCCTACGACGTGATCGTGGTCGGTGGCGGCGGGCACGGCCTGGCCACCGCGTACTACCTGGCCAAACAGGGCATCACGAACGTCGCCGTGCTGGAGAAGGGCTGGCTCGCGGGCGGCAACATGGCCCGCAACACCACGATCATCCGCTCCAACTACCTCTGGGACGAGAGCTCCGGCATCTACGAGCACTCCCTCAAGCTGTGGGAAGGCCTCGAAGAGGACCTCGGCTACCCGATCCTGTTCAGCCAGCGCGGCGTGCTGAACCTCGCGCACAGCCTGCAGGACGTGCGCGACAGCGTCCGCCGCGTCGAGGCCAACAAGCTCAACGGCATCGACGCCGAGTGGGTGGACGCCGACGGCGTCAAGGAGATCTGCCCGATCGTCAACACCTCCCCGGACGTCCGCTACCCGGTGCTCGGCGCGACCTACCAGCCGCGCGCGGGCATCGCGAAGCACGATTACGTGGCCTGGGGTTTCGCCCGCGCCGCGCACGAACTGGGCGTCGACCTCATCCAGAACTGCGAGGTCACCGGAATCTCCACAGTGGACGGCCGGGTCACCGCCGTCGAGACGTCGCGGGGCCGGATCGCCGCGGGGAAGGTCGCGCTGTGCGCCGCCGGGCACTCGTCGGTGCTGGCCCGCATGGTGGGCCTGGACCTGCCGCTCGTGTCGCATCCCTTGCAGGCCCTGGTGTCCGAGCTGCTGGAGCCGATCCACCCGACGGTCGTCATGTCGAACGCCGTGCACGTCTACGTTTCCCAGGCGCACAAGGGCGAACTCGTGATGGGCGCGGGCATCGACAGCTACAACGGCTACGGGCAGCGCGGCTCGTTCCACATCATCGAGCAGCAGATGGCGGCCGCGCTGGAGCTGTTCCCGGTGTTCGCGCGGGCGCACCTGCTGCGGACGTGGGCGGGGATCGTCGACGTCAGCCCGGACGCGTCGCCGATCATCGGGCTCACGCCGGTCGAGAACCTGTTCCTCAACTGCGGCTGGGGCACCGGCGGTTTCAAGGCCACGCCCGGTGTCGGTGACGTCTTCGCGGCGACCATCGCCCGCGGAAAGCCCCACGAGTACGCCGAGCCCTTCGCCCTCGACCGGTTCACCACCGGTGCCCTCGTCGACGAGCACGGCGCCGCCGCCGTCGCGCACTAG
- a CDS encoding 2Fe-2S iron-sulfur cluster-binding protein — protein MTRLSGVPLKFTFDGRELTGFLGDTLASALLANGIHRVATSIKYGRPRGIAGAGVEDSNALVQIEAPFPEPMLSATTVELYDGLVARGLRGQGRLAAEPDPARYDAKHVHCDVLVVGAGAAGRAAAAEAEGRVLLVDDQPDGEAPPGVRFLSRTTAFGIYDDGFVLALERRGEPAVPERISRQRVWRIRAKRIVIATGAHERPIVFPDNDRPGIMLASAARTYLNRYGVLAGQRVVVFTTNDSAYDAASDLAEAGAEIVRIVDAREGYGVIGTDGGSHVTAAHVAKLGELRGERVECDLLLVSGGWNPAVHLYSQARGTLRYDAGLGAYVPAGDLPNVTVVGAAAGEGLPETKVLWQVPAPESEVDTRFVDQQRDATVSDVLRATGAGLRSLEHIKRYTTIGTAHDQGKTSGMLAAGITAEALGVDLSTQRPTTFRPPYTPVSFAALAGRNRGELHDPVRVTTIHPWHVEHGAEFENVGQWKRPWYYPRPGESMHDAVRRECRAARNDVALMDGSTLGKIDVQGPDAGWFLDMLYTNLMSTLKVGRIRYGVMCGVDGMVIDDGTVIRVAEDRFLVTTTTGNAAKILEWMEEWLQTEWPHLDVFATSVTEHWTTIPLVGPRSREVLGRLAPDLDVSNDAFGFMTWQDAEVAGIAARVCRISFSGELAYEINVPSWHGIALWQSIVDEGVTPYGTETMHVLRAEKGYPIIGQDTDGTVTPQDLGLSWAVSKKKADFIGKRSFARAENNRPDRKQLVGLLPLDPSVLLPEGAQLIESEAVPEPPVRMLGHVTSSYDSAALGRTFALALVRSGRERIGETLYVPVGDQVVPVTVTESVLFDKEGARRDG, from the coding sequence ATGACCCGGCTGTCCGGTGTCCCGCTCAAGTTCACCTTCGACGGCCGCGAGCTGACCGGTTTCCTCGGCGACACCCTGGCTTCCGCGTTGCTGGCCAACGGCATCCACCGGGTCGCGACCAGCATCAAGTACGGCCGGCCGCGCGGCATCGCCGGCGCCGGAGTCGAGGACTCGAACGCGCTGGTTCAGATCGAAGCGCCGTTCCCGGAGCCGATGCTGTCCGCGACGACGGTCGAGCTGTACGACGGTCTGGTCGCCCGTGGCCTGCGCGGTCAAGGCCGGCTGGCCGCCGAGCCCGACCCGGCGCGGTACGACGCCAAGCACGTCCACTGCGACGTCCTGGTCGTCGGTGCCGGGGCCGCCGGTCGCGCGGCCGCCGCCGAAGCGGAAGGACGGGTGCTGCTCGTCGATGACCAGCCCGACGGCGAAGCCCCGCCCGGTGTCCGGTTCCTGTCGCGCACCACGGCGTTCGGCATCTACGACGACGGTTTCGTGCTTGCCCTCGAGCGCCGAGGCGAACCCGCGGTCCCCGAGCGCATTTCGCGGCAGCGCGTCTGGCGGATCCGGGCGAAGCGGATCGTCATCGCCACCGGCGCCCACGAGCGGCCGATCGTCTTCCCGGACAACGACCGTCCGGGCATCATGCTCGCCTCGGCCGCCCGCACGTACTTGAACCGCTACGGCGTCTTGGCCGGGCAGCGCGTGGTCGTGTTCACCACCAACGACAGCGCGTACGACGCCGCCTCCGACCTGGCGGAAGCCGGGGCCGAGATCGTGCGGATCGTCGATGCCCGTGAGGGATACGGAGTCATCGGCACCGATGGCGGCTCCCACGTCACGGCCGCCCACGTGGCGAAACTGGGCGAGCTGCGGGGGGAGCGGGTCGAATGCGACCTGCTGCTCGTGTCCGGCGGCTGGAACCCGGCCGTGCACCTCTACAGCCAGGCCCGCGGCACCCTCCGCTACGACGCCGGGCTGGGGGCGTACGTCCCGGCCGGGGACCTGCCGAACGTGACCGTCGTCGGCGCGGCCGCGGGGGAAGGGCTGCCCGAGACCAAGGTGCTCTGGCAGGTGCCCGCGCCGGAGTCCGAAGTGGACACCCGGTTCGTCGACCAGCAGCGGGACGCGACCGTGTCGGACGTCCTGCGCGCGACCGGCGCCGGGCTGCGCTCGCTGGAGCACATCAAGCGCTACACGACCATCGGCACCGCGCACGACCAGGGCAAGACGTCCGGCATGCTCGCCGCGGGCATCACCGCCGAAGCCCTCGGTGTCGACTTGTCGACCCAGCGCCCGACGACGTTCCGGCCGCCGTACACGCCGGTGTCGTTCGCCGCGCTGGCCGGGCGGAACCGCGGTGAGCTGCACGATCCCGTGCGCGTCACGACGATCCACCCGTGGCACGTCGAGCACGGCGCCGAGTTCGAAAACGTCGGCCAGTGGAAGCGGCCGTGGTACTACCCGCGGCCCGGCGAGTCGATGCACGACGCCGTCCGGCGCGAGTGCCGCGCCGCGCGCAACGACGTCGCGCTGATGGACGGATCCACGCTCGGCAAGATCGACGTCCAGGGCCCGGACGCCGGTTGGTTCCTCGACATGCTCTACACGAACCTGATGAGCACCCTGAAGGTCGGTCGCATCCGCTACGGCGTGATGTGCGGTGTCGACGGCATGGTGATCGACGACGGCACGGTCATCCGCGTCGCCGAGGACCGGTTCCTGGTCACCACGACGACCGGCAACGCGGCGAAGATCCTCGAGTGGATGGAGGAGTGGCTGCAGACGGAGTGGCCGCACCTCGACGTCTTCGCGACGTCGGTCACCGAGCACTGGACCACGATCCCGCTGGTCGGACCGCGCTCCAGAGAGGTATTGGGCCGCTTGGCGCCGGACCTGGACGTCTCGAACGATGCCTTCGGATTCATGACCTGGCAGGACGCCGAGGTCGCCGGAATCGCCGCGCGGGTCTGCCGGATCAGCTTTTCCGGCGAACTGGCGTACGAGATCAACGTTCCTTCGTGGCACGGGATCGCGCTCTGGCAGTCCATAGTGGACGAAGGAGTCACGCCGTACGGCACCGAGACCATGCACGTCCTGCGCGCCGAGAAGGGCTACCCGATCATCGGCCAGGACACCGACGGCACGGTCACCCCGCAGGACCTCGGCCTGTCCTGGGCGGTGTCGAAGAAGAAGGCCGACTTCATCGGCAAACGCTCGTTCGCCCGCGCCGAAAACAACCGGCCGGACCGCAAGCAACTCGTCGGCCTGCTGCCGCTCGATCCGTCGGTGCTGCTGCCGGAGGGCGCGCAGCTCATCGAATCGGAAGCCGTGCCCGAACCGCCGGTGCGGATGCTCGGCCACGTCACTTCCAGCTACGACAGCGCCGCCCTCGGCCGCACCTTCGCGCTGGCTCTCGTGCGGTCCGGGCGCGAGCGGATCGGCGAGACGCTCTACGTGCCGGTCGGCGACCAGGTGGTGCCGGTGACCGTGACCGAATCCGTGCTCTTCGACAAGGAAGGAGCCCGCCGTGACGGTTGA
- the purU gene encoding formyltetrahydrofolate deformylase: protein MTFTLTLNCPERSGIVHAVTTFLVGQGCDIVEHQQFDDDVRGSLFLRTSFTRAEQTTVDDLTRAFAPVAGDFGMEFEFSDGTPPRILVMVSKFGHCLNDLLFRWRAGGLGAEIAVVVSNHEDLRPMAEAAGVPFVHVPVTPETKPEAEQRLLDLVGEYEADLIVLARYMQVLSNELCQKLEGRAINIHHSFLPGFKGAKPYHQAYDRGVKYVGATAHYVTPDLDEGPIIEQEVQRVDHTYSPRELVTVGRDAEALALSRAVRWHCERRVLLNGNSTVVFR from the coding sequence ATGACCTTCACCCTGACCCTCAACTGCCCCGAACGCTCGGGCATCGTGCACGCTGTCACGACGTTCCTCGTCGGGCAGGGCTGCGACATCGTCGAGCACCAGCAGTTCGACGACGACGTCCGCGGCTCGCTGTTCCTGCGCACGTCGTTCACCCGCGCCGAGCAGACCACAGTGGACGATCTGACCCGCGCGTTCGCCCCGGTGGCCGGCGACTTCGGCATGGAGTTCGAGTTCTCCGACGGCACCCCGCCGCGGATCCTGGTGATGGTCTCGAAGTTCGGGCACTGCCTCAACGACCTGCTCTTCCGCTGGCGCGCGGGCGGCCTCGGCGCCGAGATCGCCGTCGTCGTCTCCAACCACGAGGACCTGCGGCCGATGGCCGAGGCCGCCGGGGTCCCGTTCGTACACGTCCCGGTCACGCCGGAGACCAAGCCGGAGGCTGAGCAGCGGCTCCTCGACCTCGTCGGCGAGTACGAAGCGGACTTGATCGTCCTCGCCCGGTACATGCAGGTGCTGTCGAACGAGCTGTGCCAGAAGCTCGAAGGCCGCGCGATCAACATCCACCACTCGTTCCTGCCCGGGTTCAAGGGCGCCAAGCCCTACCACCAGGCCTACGACCGGGGTGTCAAGTACGTCGGCGCGACCGCGCACTACGTCACGCCCGACCTCGACGAGGGCCCGATCATCGAGCAGGAGGTCCAGCGCGTCGACCACACGTACTCGCCGCGCGAGCTGGTGACCGTCGGCCGTGACGCCGAAGCTCTGGCCTTGTCCCGCGCGGTGCGCTGGCACTGCGAACGCCGCGTCCTGCTCAACGGCAACAGCACTGTTGTGTTCCGGTAG
- the glyA gene encoding serine hydroxymethyltransferase: MTAMIDPVLNRSLADYDPAVAEAIGAELHRQQSTLEMIASENFAPLSVLQAQGSVLTNKYAEGYPGRRYYGGCEHVDVLEQLAIDRVKALFGAEFANVQPHSGAQANAAAMAALIKPGDKILGLSLAHGGHLTHGMRINFSGLLYDVAAYEVSEKDYRVDLAEVERLAKEHRPKLVIAGWSAYPRQLDFARFREIADEAGAYLMVDMAHFAGLVATGLHPSPVPHAHVTTTTTHKTLGGPRGGVVLTNDAALAKKVNSAVFPGQQGGPLEHVIAAKAVAFKMAGEPEFAERQQRTLRGAKIIAERLMDGGIDVLTGGTDVHLVLVDLRHSELDGKQAEDRLHEAGITVNRNAVPFDPRPPMVTSGLRIGTPALATRGFGDAEFREAADVIAEALKPGFDAGKLRARVTALAEAFPLYPLLGEAR; encoded by the coding sequence ATGACCGCGATGATCGATCCAGTGCTCAACCGGTCCCTGGCCGACTACGACCCCGCGGTGGCCGAGGCGATCGGCGCCGAGCTGCACCGGCAGCAGTCGACGCTGGAGATGATCGCCTCCGAGAACTTCGCCCCGCTGAGTGTGCTCCAAGCCCAGGGCTCGGTGCTCACCAACAAGTACGCCGAGGGCTATCCCGGACGTCGGTACTACGGCGGCTGCGAGCACGTCGACGTGCTCGAACAGCTCGCGATCGACCGCGTCAAGGCGCTGTTCGGCGCGGAGTTCGCCAACGTCCAGCCGCACTCGGGCGCGCAGGCCAACGCCGCCGCGATGGCCGCGCTCATCAAGCCCGGCGACAAGATCCTCGGCCTGTCGCTGGCCCACGGCGGCCACCTCACGCACGGCATGCGGATCAACTTCTCCGGCCTGCTCTACGACGTCGCCGCGTACGAAGTGTCCGAAAAGGACTATCGCGTCGACCTGGCCGAGGTCGAACGGCTGGCGAAGGAGCACCGGCCGAAGCTGGTCATCGCCGGCTGGTCGGCCTACCCGCGTCAGCTCGACTTCGCCCGGTTCCGGGAGATCGCCGACGAGGCCGGCGCGTACCTGATGGTCGACATGGCGCACTTCGCCGGGCTGGTCGCCACGGGGCTGCACCCGTCGCCGGTGCCGCACGCGCACGTCACGACGACCACCACGCACAAGACCCTCGGTGGCCCGCGCGGCGGCGTGGTCCTGACGAACGACGCGGCCCTGGCCAAGAAGGTCAACTCCGCGGTGTTCCCCGGCCAGCAGGGCGGCCCCCTCGAACACGTCATCGCGGCCAAGGCGGTCGCCTTCAAGATGGCCGGCGAGCCCGAGTTCGCCGAACGCCAGCAGCGGACGCTCCGGGGCGCGAAGATCATCGCCGAGCGGCTCATGGACGGCGGGATCGATGTGCTGACCGGCGGCACCGACGTCCACCTGGTGCTCGTCGACCTGCGCCACTCCGAGCTGGACGGCAAGCAGGCCGAGGACCGCCTCCACGAGGCCGGCATCACCGTCAACCGCAACGCCGTGCCGTTCGACCCGCGGCCGCCGATGGTGACGTCCGGCCTGCGGATCGGCACCCCGGCGCTGGCCACGCGCGGGTTCGGCGACGCCGAGTTCCGCGAAGCCGCCGACGTCATCGCCGAGGCGTTGAAACCCGGCTTCGACGCCGGGAAGCTGCGGGCCCGCGTCACCGCGCTGGCCGAAGCGTTCCCGCTGTACCCGCTTCTGGGAGAGGCCCGATGA